The Candidatus Methylacidiphilales bacterium genome window below encodes:
- the efp gene encoding elongation factor P, with product MIAKDLKKGVAIKWKNDVCIVQETTHRTPGNLRAFVQATLRSISNGRSFDERFSSTATVETVNVSNEKWDYSYKDQSGYNFINPDTYDNLALAENLVGDAKNYLTENLQCTITFVEGKAVEVELPPVVELKISESADGVKGDSSNNVMKPATLETGLQVQVPLFIKEGEKIRIDSRTGKYLSRA from the coding sequence ATGATAGCCAAAGACTTGAAAAAGGGCGTTGCCATCAAATGGAAAAACGATGTCTGTATTGTACAGGAAACCACGCATCGCACGCCGGGAAACCTCCGCGCGTTTGTGCAAGCCACCCTGCGTTCGATTTCCAACGGGCGATCCTTCGACGAGCGCTTCAGCTCGACGGCCACGGTCGAAACGGTCAACGTTTCAAACGAAAAATGGGATTATTCCTACAAGGATCAGTCGGGCTACAATTTCATCAATCCCGACACCTACGACAACCTGGCCCTTGCGGAAAATCTGGTGGGCGACGCCAAAAATTACCTGACTGAAAACCTCCAATGCACCATCACGTTTGTGGAAGGCAAGGCCGTGGAAGTGGAACTGCCGCCTGTCGTTGAACTCAAGATCAGCGAGTCGGCCGACGGCGTGAAAGGCGATTCCTCCAACAATGTGATGAAACCCGCCACGCTCGAAACCGGCCTGCAGGTGCAGGTGCCGCTGTTTATCAAGGAAGGCGAAAAAATCCGCATCGACAGCCGTACCGGCAAATACCTGAGCCGCGCGTAA